In Pyrus communis chromosome 1, drPyrComm1.1, whole genome shotgun sequence, the following are encoded in one genomic region:
- the LOC137714920 gene encoding protoheme IX farnesyltransferase, mitochondrial-like isoform X1, with product MWRNSKSLSSKFQISINPLYLLSSASSSAEHGGVRPLLLSHSLSQSHPYSPSPSPSDSLKIGLHRSDGVGALSATADLPSLASSASHLARHYGQCYWELSKARLSMLVIATSGTGFILGSGHAIDFAGLCFTCAGTMMVAASANSSNQVFEKQNDAKMNRTKNRPLPSGRITIPHAVTWASAAGLAGTALLASKANMLAAGLGASNLILYAFVYTPLKQIHPVNTWVGAVVGAMPPLLGWAAASGQVSLNAMLLPAALYFWQIPHFMGLAYLCRNDYAAGGFRMFSLADASGRRTASVALRNCIYMIPLGFLAYDWGMTSGWFCLESTLLTLAITATSFSFYRDRTTHKARKMFHASLLYLPVFMSGIMFHRIVDNQQSLSEENLESSVELSLSSQDGNVKRKSRSRNSTDGSQVRPPVSYASIAPFPFLPVPSYADP from the exons ATGTGGAGGAACTCGAAGAGTTTATCTTCCAAGTTCCAGATATCCATCAACCCACTCTACCTCCTATCCTCCGCCTCCTCATCCGCCGAACACGGCGGCGTTCGACCTCTGCTgctctctcactcactctcccAATCCCACCCCTACTCTCCTTCCCCTTCGCCTTCAGATTCTCTCAAGATCGGGCTTCACCGATCCGATGGAGTCGGAGCGCTTTCGGCAACGGCTGATCTCCCGTCGTTGGCTTCCAGTGCCTCGCACTTGGCCCGCCACTATGGGCAATGCTATTGGGAGCTCTCCAAAGCTCGCCTCAG CATGCTAGTCATCGCAACTTCTGGAACTGGGTTTATTCTTGGAAGTGGCCATGCCATTGATTTTGCTGGACTTTGTTTCACATGTGCTGGTACCATGATGGTTGCAGCATCTGCTAATTCCTCAAATCAG GTGTTTGAGAAGCAAAATGATGCCAAAATGAATAGAACGAAGAACAGACCATTACCTTCAGGACGCATTACGATCCCTCATGCAGTCACCTGGGCATCCGCTGCTGGTTTAGCAGGCACTGCTTTGTTAGCAAGCAAG GCTAATATGTTGGCAGCTGGTCTTGGAGCTTCAAATCTAATACTTTATGCATTTGTCTACACTCCATTGAAGCAGATTCACCCAGTGAATACATGGGTTGGTGCTGTTGTTGGTGCTATGCCTCCGCTTCTAGG TTGGGCTGCAGCTTCCGGCCAGGTTTCCCTCAATGCAATGCTACTCCCAGCTGCTCTCTACTTTTGGCAAATACCTCATTTTATGGGCCTAGCATACTTGTGCCGTAATGACTATGCTGCTGGAGG ATTTAGGATGTTCTCCCTTGCTGATGCTTCTGGTCGGAGAACAGCCTCGGTAGCTTTAAGGAATTGCATATACATGATCCCATTGGGGTTCTTGGCCTATGACT GGGGTATGACCTCTGGATGGTTTTGTCTTGAATCTACTCTTCTTACTCTCGCGATAACTGCAACATCATTTTCGTTCTACCGAGACCGTACCACACATAAAGCAAGGAAGATGTTTCATGCCAGCCTTCTTTACCTGCCTGTATTTATGTCGGGGATTATGTTCCACCGCATCGTTGATAATCAACAAAGCCTTTCTGAAGAGAATTTGGAGAGTAGTGTTGAGCTTTCATTGTCCTCACAAGACGGCAATGTCAAACGGAAGAGTAGGTCGAGGAATTCCACAGATGGCTCACAAGTTCGCCCACCTGTATCATACGCCTCTATTGCACCGTTTCCATTTCTCCCAGTTCCTTCGTATGCCGATCCATGA
- the LOC137714920 gene encoding protoheme IX farnesyltransferase, mitochondrial-like isoform X2 produces the protein MWRNSKSLSSKFQISINPLYLLSSASSSAEHGGVRPLLLSHSLSQSHPYSPSPSPSDSLKIGLHRSDGVGALSATADLPSLASSASHLARHYGQCYWELSKARLSMLVIATSGTGFILGSGHAIDFAGLCFTCAGTMMVAASANSSNQVFEKQNDAKMNRTKNRPLPSGRITIPHAVTWASAAGLAGTALLASKANMLAAGLGASNLILYAFVYTPLKQIHPVNTWVGAVVGAMPPLLGWAAASGQVSLNAMLLPAALYFWQIPHFMGLAYLCRNDYAAGGMFSLADASGRRTASVALRNCIYMIPLGFLAYDWGMTSGWFCLESTLLTLAITATSFSFYRDRTTHKARKMFHASLLYLPVFMSGIMFHRIVDNQQSLSEENLESSVELSLSSQDGNVKRKSRSRNSTDGSQVRPPVSYASIAPFPFLPVPSYADP, from the exons ATGTGGAGGAACTCGAAGAGTTTATCTTCCAAGTTCCAGATATCCATCAACCCACTCTACCTCCTATCCTCCGCCTCCTCATCCGCCGAACACGGCGGCGTTCGACCTCTGCTgctctctcactcactctcccAATCCCACCCCTACTCTCCTTCCCCTTCGCCTTCAGATTCTCTCAAGATCGGGCTTCACCGATCCGATGGAGTCGGAGCGCTTTCGGCAACGGCTGATCTCCCGTCGTTGGCTTCCAGTGCCTCGCACTTGGCCCGCCACTATGGGCAATGCTATTGGGAGCTCTCCAAAGCTCGCCTCAG CATGCTAGTCATCGCAACTTCTGGAACTGGGTTTATTCTTGGAAGTGGCCATGCCATTGATTTTGCTGGACTTTGTTTCACATGTGCTGGTACCATGATGGTTGCAGCATCTGCTAATTCCTCAAATCAG GTGTTTGAGAAGCAAAATGATGCCAAAATGAATAGAACGAAGAACAGACCATTACCTTCAGGACGCATTACGATCCCTCATGCAGTCACCTGGGCATCCGCTGCTGGTTTAGCAGGCACTGCTTTGTTAGCAAGCAAG GCTAATATGTTGGCAGCTGGTCTTGGAGCTTCAAATCTAATACTTTATGCATTTGTCTACACTCCATTGAAGCAGATTCACCCAGTGAATACATGGGTTGGTGCTGTTGTTGGTGCTATGCCTCCGCTTCTAGG TTGGGCTGCAGCTTCCGGCCAGGTTTCCCTCAATGCAATGCTACTCCCAGCTGCTCTCTACTTTTGGCAAATACCTCATTTTATGGGCCTAGCATACTTGTGCCGTAATGACTATGCTGCTGGAGG GATGTTCTCCCTTGCTGATGCTTCTGGTCGGAGAACAGCCTCGGTAGCTTTAAGGAATTGCATATACATGATCCCATTGGGGTTCTTGGCCTATGACT GGGGTATGACCTCTGGATGGTTTTGTCTTGAATCTACTCTTCTTACTCTCGCGATAACTGCAACATCATTTTCGTTCTACCGAGACCGTACCACACATAAAGCAAGGAAGATGTTTCATGCCAGCCTTCTTTACCTGCCTGTATTTATGTCGGGGATTATGTTCCACCGCATCGTTGATAATCAACAAAGCCTTTCTGAAGAGAATTTGGAGAGTAGTGTTGAGCTTTCATTGTCCTCACAAGACGGCAATGTCAAACGGAAGAGTAGGTCGAGGAATTCCACAGATGGCTCACAAGTTCGCCCACCTGTATCATACGCCTCTATTGCACCGTTTCCATTTCTCCCAGTTCCTTCGTATGCCGATCCATGA